In Streptomyces sp. NBC_00433, a single genomic region encodes these proteins:
- a CDS encoding alpha/beta fold hydrolase: MGDGGRLGVVFVHGFNSGPKVWKRFTSLIDDDPDLGFVDTGTFGYATGFTRLRPDRALPSLSTVADHLKTHLEIEGADRRLVLVGHSMGGLVIQRYLVRMLAEGRGRELTRIRRVVLFACPNAGSEIARSARRQILGGNPQERQLRTLDEDVRDTHTAVLRDIVGTEAVSERTCPIPFSVYAAESDRVVPRASAQGAFPRSGVLPGDHFSVVQPRSRDDAAYTTLRHLLREEASGSDPPAAPPVGGFTPTVLEVHRAPLPGDRSDDAAERPLTPYLTREHDTRLRDALDTALDGRMPRLLVLTGESATGKTRALYEALLECAPEQPLLRPSTASDLLSLLVSGQVGSGSVLWLNEAQRFFFGAEGEAAAEALHRCLAREPGVVALATLWTHPYWTEITDPDRTGHVQAAALLGHTALTLRLTVPPNLDDDDLTAWEDLSDDLRMGHALEAGRDDGRVIQQLTGGPQLLAAYLSGPGVFFTPSEHALISASLEARRLGHHAPMRAALLARAADGALSARQRSGDPGWEVRDLSSLSGGRRGDGTPTAVRTLTALTALRSRSGAPAVFEPADYLDQHMRGHPAGHRPDAALWDGLLEQADDPGDLLRLGQSAWDRGLRRHAALLWRRAVLAGAPSAPAVLVRRLHGALDPAGTAARWTAAHCSLRNPFDLFDLLEALAEAGPSGEEAVADLRQRGLIGRLEDFGADSVTLYPTLKRLREVGAGAIVQELLDRGAIGRVRLYRTAGWNGLPGILKELLDAGADAAVAEFLARGPVAYLDPDDPFETPWMLRELLRAGANDAAAELVEHCDLVARADLGDALAVAELLDALVTVDSPHARRLLARDPAAAADLESAHGVARLLGSLCRAGADDAVAGLLGRGPAAHVEVGSDVLVGLVSLLWELGELGATEDRKTLLDRMAVELDLLDPAALRALLEEDPVSARAALLAQYPVADQEPGRTDIAGMMLSALTAAGATEAVGELLAGDPVAHADLTDPADVALLLHGLMDAGADRDVRALLDRNPAAHAATTHAAGVDALLRALSKAGAQAEAEALTERALSDGAALPARLIPYGRGPDGSAALPWTWDDLPAPAEAAGQRRDADEAG; this comes from the coding sequence ATGGGTGACGGGGGCCGGCTGGGCGTCGTGTTCGTCCATGGCTTCAACTCGGGGCCGAAGGTCTGGAAGCGGTTCACCTCGCTGATCGACGACGACCCGGACCTGGGCTTCGTGGACACCGGGACCTTCGGATACGCGACCGGCTTCACCCGGCTGCGGCCCGACCGGGCGCTGCCCTCGTTGAGCACCGTCGCCGACCACCTGAAGACACATCTGGAGATCGAGGGCGCGGACCGGCGGCTGGTGCTGGTCGGGCACAGCATGGGCGGGCTGGTCATCCAGCGCTATCTGGTGCGGATGCTCGCCGAGGGCCGCGGCAGGGAGCTGACCCGCATCCGGCGGGTCGTGCTCTTCGCCTGCCCGAACGCCGGCTCCGAGATCGCCCGGAGCGCGCGCCGGCAGATCCTGGGGGGCAACCCGCAGGAGCGGCAGCTGCGGACGCTCGACGAGGACGTCCGCGACACCCACACGGCCGTCCTGCGCGACATCGTCGGCACCGAGGCGGTCAGCGAGCGCACGTGCCCCATCCCTTTCTCCGTCTACGCCGCAGAGAGCGACCGCGTGGTGCCCCGCGCGTCCGCACAGGGCGCCTTTCCCCGCAGCGGAGTGCTGCCCGGCGACCACTTCAGCGTCGTGCAGCCGCGCTCCCGCGACGACGCCGCCTACACCACGCTGCGCCACCTGCTCCGCGAGGAGGCCAGCGGCAGCGACCCGCCGGCCGCGCCGCCCGTCGGGGGATTCACGCCGACCGTTCTCGAAGTGCACCGCGCGCCCCTTCCCGGTGACCGGTCCGACGACGCGGCGGAACGGCCGCTGACGCCGTACCTGACCCGCGAGCACGACACGCGGCTCCGCGACGCGCTCGACACGGCGCTCGACGGCCGAATGCCCCGGCTGCTGGTCCTCACCGGCGAGTCGGCGACCGGCAAGACCCGCGCCCTCTACGAAGCGCTGCTCGAATGCGCCCCCGAGCAGCCCCTGCTCAGGCCGAGCACCGCCTCCGACCTGCTGTCCCTGCTCGTCTCCGGCCAGGTCGGGAGCGGGTCGGTGCTGTGGCTGAACGAGGCCCAGCGGTTCTTCTTCGGCGCCGAGGGCGAGGCCGCCGCCGAGGCACTCCACCGCTGCCTGGCGCGGGAGCCGGGGGTGGTGGCGCTCGCCACGCTGTGGACCCACCCCTACTGGACGGAGATCACGGACCCGGACCGCACCGGCCACGTCCAGGCCGCCGCGCTGCTCGGCCACACGGCGCTGACCCTGCGGCTGACCGTGCCGCCGAACCTGGACGACGACGACCTGACGGCGTGGGAGGACCTGTCCGACGACCTGCGCATGGGCCACGCACTGGAGGCGGGCCGCGACGACGGCCGGGTCATCCAGCAGCTGACCGGCGGACCGCAACTGCTCGCGGCCTACCTTTCAGGTCCCGGCGTCTTCTTCACCCCGTCGGAGCACGCGCTGATCAGCGCGTCGCTCGAAGCCCGGCGCCTCGGCCACCACGCCCCGATGCGGGCGGCCCTGCTGGCCCGAGCCGCCGACGGCGCCCTCTCGGCGAGGCAGCGCAGTGGCGACCCCGGCTGGGAGGTGCGGGACCTGTCCTCGCTCAGCGGAGGCAGGCGCGGTGACGGCACACCCACCGCCGTCCGTACGCTCACCGCGCTCACCGCGCTGCGGTCGCGGTCCGGCGCACCCGCGGTCTTCGAGCCCGCCGACTATCTGGACCAGCACATGCGCGGGCACCCGGCCGGCCACCGCCCGGACGCCGCTCTCTGGGACGGCCTGCTGGAACAGGCCGACGACCCAGGTGACCTGCTGCGCCTGGGGCAGTCCGCCTGGGACCGCGGGCTGCGCCGCCATGCGGCCCTCCTGTGGCGGCGCGCGGTGCTCGCGGGCGCCCCCTCCGCCCCTGCCGTGCTGGTACGCCGCCTGCACGGCGCGCTCGATCCCGCGGGGACGGCCGCCCGGTGGACGGCCGCGCACTGCTCCCTGAGGAATCCTTTCGACCTGTTCGACCTGCTGGAGGCGCTCGCGGAAGCGGGACCCTCCGGCGAGGAGGCCGTGGCCGACCTCCGGCAACGCGGCCTGATCGGCCGTCTTGAGGACTTCGGCGCCGACTCCGTCACGCTCTACCCCACGCTGAAGCGGCTGCGCGAGGTGGGAGCCGGCGCCATCGTCCAGGAGCTGCTGGACCGGGGAGCGATCGGCCGGGTGCGGCTGTACCGCACGGCGGGCTGGAACGGCCTGCCGGGAATACTGAAGGAGCTGCTCGACGCCGGAGCCGACGCGGCCGTCGCCGAATTCCTGGCACGCGGCCCCGTGGCGTATCTGGACCCGGACGACCCCTTCGAGACCCCCTGGATGCTGAGGGAGCTGCTGCGCGCCGGTGCGAACGACGCGGCGGCGGAGCTGGTCGAGCACTGCGACCTCGTCGCCAGGGCGGACCTCGGCGACGCCCTGGCGGTCGCCGAGCTGCTGGACGCGCTCGTCACGGTGGACTCCCCGCACGCGCGCCGCCTGCTGGCGCGCGACCCTGCCGCCGCCGCCGACCTGGAGAGCGCCCACGGGGTGGCCCGGCTGCTCGGATCGCTGTGCCGTGCCGGGGCCGACGACGCGGTGGCGGGACTGCTGGGGCGCGGCCCCGCCGCACATGTCGAGGTCGGCTCCGACGTGCTCGTCGGCCTCGTGTCCCTGCTGTGGGAACTGGGCGAGCTCGGCGCCACCGAGGACAGGAAGACGCTGCTGGACCGCATGGCGGTGGAGCTGGACCTGCTCGACCCTGCGGCCCTGCGCGCCCTGCTGGAGGAGGACCCGGTGTCCGCTCGGGCGGCGCTCCTGGCGCAGTACCCGGTGGCGGACCAGGAGCCGGGCCGCACGGACATCGCCGGGATGATGCTCAGCGCCCTGACGGCGGCGGGCGCCACGGAAGCGGTCGGCGAGCTGCTCGCCGGCGATCCGGTGGCACACGCCGACCTCACGGATCCCGCGGACGTCGCCTTGCTGCTGCACGGGCTCATGGACGCCGGGGCGGACCGGGACGTACGGGCGCTGCTCGACCGGAATCCCGCCGCGCACGCCGCCACCACCCACGCCGCGGGCGTGGACGCCCTGCTGCGGGCCCTGTCGAAGGCGGGGGCCCAGGCCGAGGCCGAGGCCCTGACGGAGCGGGCCCTGAGCGACGGAGCCGCCCTCCCGGCCCGGCTGATCCCGTACGGACGCGGGCCGGACGGGAGCGCGGCGCTCCCGTGGACATGGGACGACCTTCCCGCGCCGGCTGAGGCCGCCGGGCAGCGGCGGGACGCGGACGAGGCCGGGTGA
- a CDS encoding SDR family NAD(P)-dependent oxidoreductase — protein MSNRLITTPFGAESTAAEVLAGVDLSGRRAVVTGASSGIGAETARALAAAGAEVTLAVRDAAAGRGAAADITAGHPAARLRVAPVDIADQASVRAFTGAWRGPLDILVANAGVMALPGLERSAEGWELQFATNHMGHFALALGLHAALAEAGSGRIVSVSSVGHINGRVDFGDLHFERRPYDPWAAYGQSKTANILFAVEASKAWAADGITANALNPGRIPSTGLMRHLADARTAAAPGTADSAGVSVKTPEQGAATSVLLAASPLLSGVGGRYFEDCAEAGPNLPGVRRGVADYALDPDGAARLWEVSLDLLRAG, from the coding sequence ATGAGCAACCGACTGATCACCACCCCGTTCGGCGCGGAATCCACAGCTGCCGAGGTCCTCGCGGGCGTGGACCTGAGCGGGAGGCGGGCCGTCGTCACGGGCGCGTCCTCGGGCATCGGCGCCGAGACCGCGCGCGCCCTGGCCGCAGCCGGGGCCGAGGTCACCCTGGCGGTCCGCGACGCGGCCGCAGGCCGCGGCGCCGCCGCCGACATCACCGCCGGCCATCCGGCCGCGCGCCTGCGGGTCGCCCCCGTGGACATCGCCGACCAGGCCTCGGTGCGCGCCTTCACCGGCGCCTGGCGCGGCCCGCTGGACATCCTCGTCGCCAACGCGGGGGTGATGGCGCTGCCCGGCCTCGAACGCTCCGCCGAAGGCTGGGAATTGCAGTTCGCCACCAACCACATGGGCCATTTCGCGCTGGCCCTCGGCCTGCACGCGGCCCTGGCGGAAGCCGGCTCGGGCCGGATCGTCTCCGTCAGCTCGGTCGGGCACATCAACGGCCGCGTCGACTTCGGCGACCTGCACTTCGAGCGCCGCCCTTACGACCCGTGGGCGGCCTACGGCCAGTCCAAGACGGCCAACATCCTCTTCGCCGTCGAGGCCTCCAAGGCCTGGGCCGCCGACGGCATCACCGCCAACGCGCTCAACCCCGGGCGCATCCCGTCCACCGGCCTGATGCGGCACCTGGCCGACGCCCGGACGGCCGCCGCGCCCGGAACGGCCGACAGCGCCGGCGTCTCCGTCAAGACCCCCGAGCAGGGCGCGGCGACCTCCGTCCTGCTGGCCGCCTCACCGCTGCTGAGCGGCGTCGGCGGACGCTACTTCGAGGACTGCGCCGAGGCCGGGCCGAACCTGCCGGGAGTCCGCCGGGGGGTCGCGGACTACGCCCTCGACCCGGACGGCGCGGCCCGCCTCTGGGAGGTCTCGCTCGACCTCCTCAGGGCGGGCTGA
- a CDS encoding TetR/AcrR family transcriptional regulator — MPGDSRRPLRADAQLNHDRILEVAARVFARQGPDTSMKVIAKEAGVGVGTLYRRFPTREELVEATYRSETARLCDAALDLPAAMPADRALRHWMGLFATYMSTKHGMGEALRAILVDEADRMRTRFLLADAVGVLMARGAEDGTLRADVDSYDVLMGLGGVALIAGEPDRPGLTGRLLDLLLDGLRPPTAGQGERAAATPRPGPSAAGPGGGGG; from the coding sequence GTGCCCGGTGACAGCCGTCGTCCGCTGCGTGCCGACGCGCAGCTCAACCACGACCGCATCCTGGAGGTGGCCGCCCGGGTCTTCGCCCGCCAGGGGCCCGACACCTCGATGAAGGTGATCGCCAAGGAGGCGGGCGTCGGCGTCGGCACGCTCTACCGCCGCTTCCCCACCCGGGAGGAACTGGTCGAGGCCACCTACCGCAGCGAGACGGCCCGCCTCTGCGACGCGGCACTCGACCTGCCGGCCGCCATGCCGGCCGACCGCGCCCTGCGGCACTGGATGGGCCTGTTCGCCACCTACATGAGCACCAAGCACGGCATGGGTGAGGCGCTGCGCGCGATCCTCGTCGACGAGGCCGACCGGATGCGCACCCGCTTCCTGCTGGCGGACGCCGTCGGGGTCCTGATGGCCCGCGGCGCCGAGGACGGCACGCTGCGGGCGGACGTCGACTCCTACGACGTCCTCATGGGCCTGGGCGGGGTGGCCCTCATCGCGGGCGAACCGGACCGGCCGGGCCTGACCGGGCGCCTCCTCGACCTCCTCCTGGACGGCCTCAGGCCGCCGACCGCCGGACAGGGGGAGAGGGCGGCGGCGACCCCGCGGCCAGGACCGTCCGCCGCGGGCCCGGGTGGCGGCGGCGGATAG